From Variovorax sp. PMC12, the proteins below share one genomic window:
- a CDS encoding adenylate/guanylate cyclase domain-containing protein: MNKNSSGNPGVAGKPPFESAAAAPPSKRSRRFRVDVGTIVSAVALTQSLLLVSLGYWGSQRLVSRIGTSAHKANHDRTEDKVLAFLQKAESVIDAAGSAPSLRPAGEQSERTSELLWTLLAQSPELDSIYVANEAGQMLMALRYPTPAMRHIERGPQFTTETWHYKPPPSAEADVQDRYATRRVETLHSRYDPTQRSWYVQARKAQGPVWTQPYVFAAAQELGVTYALPGKRRYAEGGTQALVVAGDVSLGRLSGFVQQFSSSIGHGESALLSADFRVLARSDHPGVLHKLELPSGVLGALHAHMLADGTAGSRHDTEFSFTHEGRNYLVQTSSIPSTGWQLVSWVPEDVLLGDLRHAVLLSLLLALAFLAVALFMSLKLSKLVTSPVENLSHIARRIGLLELDNLPRKPSRVLEIQHLDQALDDSARSLKAFSKFVPVDVINQLVADGHALAPNGSPRRVTVMFSDVEGFTSISESLDTDVLVGMLTEYFNLATAVFARHGGMVDKFIGDGIMVLWGAPADLPDAEYRACMAALELHVEMDELNRRWVEQGLPEFRTRVGIHTGMVIAGVLGSNDRLSYTAFGDVINVASRIEGINKQLGTQVLMSEVTFAGLQGRLHTRRIEELVELRGRQTRMVLYELMTS; this comes from the coding sequence ATGAACAAGAACTCGTCCGGGAATCCGGGTGTGGCGGGAAAGCCGCCTTTCGAATCCGCCGCCGCGGCACCGCCATCGAAGCGCTCGCGGCGCTTCAGGGTGGACGTGGGCACCATCGTCAGCGCGGTGGCGCTCACGCAGTCGCTGCTGCTGGTGTCGCTGGGCTATTGGGGGTCGCAGCGGCTGGTCTCGCGCATCGGCACTTCCGCGCACAAGGCCAACCACGACCGCACCGAGGACAAGGTGCTGGCCTTCCTGCAGAAGGCCGAGTCGGTGATCGACGCGGCGGGCAGCGCCCCCAGCCTGCGGCCCGCGGGCGAGCAGTCCGAGAGAACTTCGGAGCTGCTGTGGACGCTGCTGGCGCAATCGCCCGAGCTCGACAGCATCTACGTGGCCAACGAAGCCGGCCAGATGCTGATGGCGCTGCGCTACCCCACGCCCGCCATGCGCCACATAGAGCGCGGCCCGCAGTTCACCACCGAGACCTGGCACTACAAGCCGCCGCCCTCGGCCGAAGCCGACGTGCAGGACCGCTACGCCACGCGGCGCGTCGAGACCCTGCACAGCCGCTACGACCCGACGCAGCGCAGCTGGTATGTGCAGGCCCGCAAGGCACAGGGGCCGGTATGGACGCAGCCCTATGTGTTTGCCGCCGCGCAGGAACTGGGCGTGACCTACGCACTGCCAGGCAAGCGGCGCTACGCCGAGGGCGGCACGCAGGCGCTGGTGGTGGCGGGCGACGTGTCGCTGGGGCGCCTGTCGGGGTTCGTGCAGCAATTCAGCAGCAGCATCGGCCACGGCGAAAGCGCCCTCCTGAGCGCCGACTTCCGCGTGCTGGCGCGCAGCGATCATCCGGGCGTGCTCCACAAGCTGGAGCTCCCGTCGGGCGTGCTCGGCGCGCTGCATGCCCACATGCTGGCCGACGGCACCGCGGGCAGCCGCCACGACACCGAGTTTTCGTTCACGCACGAAGGGCGCAACTATCTGGTGCAGACCTCGTCCATTCCCAGCACGGGCTGGCAGCTGGTGAGCTGGGTGCCCGAAGACGTCCTGCTGGGCGACCTGCGGCATGCCGTGCTGCTGAGCCTGCTGCTCGCGCTGGCCTTCCTGGCGGTGGCGCTGTTCATGTCGCTCAAGCTGTCGAAGCTGGTGACATCGCCGGTGGAGAACCTCTCGCACATCGCGCGGCGCATCGGCCTGCTGGAGCTGGACAACCTGCCGCGCAAGCCCAGCCGCGTGCTCGAGATCCAGCACCTGGACCAGGCGCTGGACGATTCCGCGCGCAGCCTCAAGGCCTTCAGCAAGTTCGTGCCGGTGGATGTCATCAACCAGCTGGTCGCCGACGGCCATGCACTCGCGCCCAACGGCTCGCCGCGCCGGGTGACGGTGATGTTCAGCGACGTGGAGGGTTTCACCTCGATCTCGGAGTCGCTCGACACCGACGTGCTGGTGGGCATGCTGACCGAGTACTTCAACCTCGCGACGGCGGTGTTCGCGCGGCACGGCGGCATGGTCGACAAGTTCATCGGCGACGGCATCATGGTGCTGTGGGGCGCGCCCGCCGACCTGCCCGACGCCGAGTACAGGGCCTGCATGGCGGCCCTCGAGCTGCACGTGGAAATGGACGAACTCAACCGCCGGTGGGTTGAACAGGGCCTGCCCGAGTTCCGCACGCGCGTGGGCATTCACACGGGCATGGTGATCGCGGGAGTGCTGGGCTCGAACGACCGGCTGTCGTACACCGCGTTCGGCGACGTGATCAACGTGGCGAGCCGCATCGAGGGCATCAACAAGCAGCTGGGCACGCAGGTGCTGATGTCGGAGGTGACGTTCGCGGGCCTGCAGGGCCGGCTGCACACGCGCCGCATCGAGGAGCTCGTGGAGCTGCGCGGCCGGCAGACGCGCATGGTGCTCTACGAGCTGATGACTTCGTAG
- a CDS encoding YbaY family lipoprotein, whose translation MKRRTGLLMFSAVAGASLLGACAAPSSSGAAAGASQLRVTGTVAYRERIALDPAAEIVVQLLDVSRMDAPSTVLAEQRFKADGRQPPFAYELKVDAARIDPRMRYAVSARISRGDQLLFINDTQYSVLTQGNGTSANLVLVRVTQAPR comes from the coding sequence ATGAAAAGACGTACCGGCCTCCTCATGTTTTCCGCCGTGGCAGGCGCTTCTTTGCTGGGTGCCTGCGCGGCGCCCTCGTCGTCCGGCGCGGCTGCTGGAGCCTCGCAGTTGCGCGTGACCGGCACCGTCGCCTATCGCGAGCGCATCGCGCTCGACCCAGCGGCCGAGATCGTGGTGCAGCTGCTCGACGTGTCGCGCATGGACGCGCCCTCTACCGTGCTGGCCGAGCAGCGCTTCAAGGCCGACGGCAGGCAGCCGCCGTTCGCCTACGAGCTGAAGGTGGACGCGGCCCGCATCGATCCGCGCATGCGCTATGCCGTGTCGGCGCGCATCTCGCGCGGCGACCAGCTGCTGTTCATCAACGACACGCAGTATTCGGTGCTCACGCAGGGCAACGGCACCAGCGCCAACCTGGTGCTGGTGCGCGTCACCCAGGCGCCGCGCTAG
- a CDS encoding acetoacetate--CoA ligase: MPAPNIPQIRLYQNWLREKRGLSFDSYDALWRWSVTELDAFWRSIWDYAAIQSPTPLAPGATVLAERRMPGAQWFPGAQVNYAREVLRHVDAAHAAGMPAIVSDNERGDVREMSWPEMRRQVASVALTLRALGVRRGDRVAAYLPNVPETMVAFLACSSIGAIWSVCAPDMGTAAVADRFRQIEPKVLIAVDGVHYGGKPLDRSAVLRELRGQLPSVKKLVLVKSPFAANAVPHDIDWSRAVGRYDDEVNAFEPEWLPFDHPIWIVYSSGTTGLPKPIVHGQGGIILTMHACGLHNDVGASYGANNLGERHHWYSSTGWVMWNSQLSGMAFGATICIYDGNPAGSKEKPDWSVLWRFVARHKVTFFGAGAAYFTNCMKAGLVAKDCGDLSAVRALGSTGSPLPEEVQRWGSRQILDAGSPDVWWCNISGGTDFCGAFVGGNRDLPEVPGQMQCRELGHAVEAWNDDGQPVIGEVGELVCTQPIPSMPLYFWGDEGNARYLSSYFDTYPGVWRHGDWIRIGADGGCIIYGRSDATINRQGLRMGTSEIYSAVEGLPEVLDSMVVDLEYLGRDSYMPLFVVLRPGVALDDAMRARLNNAIKTSLSPRFVPNDIFQVGEIPRTLSGKKQELPIKKLLLGQPLEKVVNREAMANPGSLEWYVAFAAERASA; the protein is encoded by the coding sequence ATGCCCGCCCCCAACATTCCCCAGATCCGCCTCTATCAGAACTGGCTGCGCGAGAAGCGCGGCCTCTCCTTCGACAGCTACGACGCGCTGTGGCGCTGGTCCGTGACCGAGCTCGACGCCTTCTGGCGCAGCATCTGGGACTACGCCGCCATCCAGTCCCCCACGCCGCTCGCGCCCGGCGCCACCGTGCTGGCCGAGCGCCGCATGCCCGGCGCGCAGTGGTTCCCCGGCGCCCAGGTCAACTACGCGCGCGAGGTGCTGCGCCACGTCGATGCGGCGCACGCGGCCGGCATGCCCGCGATCGTGAGCGACAACGAACGCGGCGACGTGCGCGAGATGTCCTGGCCCGAGATGCGCCGCCAGGTCGCGTCGGTCGCGCTCACGCTCAGGGCGCTGGGCGTGCGCCGCGGCGACCGCGTCGCGGCCTACCTGCCCAACGTGCCCGAGACCATGGTCGCCTTCCTGGCGTGCTCCAGCATCGGGGCGATCTGGAGCGTGTGCGCGCCCGACATGGGCACCGCCGCCGTGGCCGACCGCTTCCGCCAGATCGAGCCCAAGGTGCTGATCGCGGTGGACGGCGTGCACTACGGCGGCAAGCCGCTCGACCGCAGCGCGGTGCTGCGGGAGCTGCGCGGCCAGCTGCCCAGCGTGAAGAAGCTGGTGCTGGTGAAGTCGCCCTTCGCCGCCAACGCAGTGCCGCACGACATCGACTGGTCGCGCGCCGTCGGCCGCTACGACGACGAGGTCAACGCCTTCGAACCCGAATGGCTGCCCTTCGACCATCCGATCTGGATCGTCTATTCCAGCGGCACCACCGGGCTGCCCAAGCCCATCGTGCACGGGCAGGGCGGCATCATCCTCACCATGCACGCCTGCGGCCTGCACAACGACGTGGGCGCGAGCTACGGCGCCAACAACCTCGGCGAGCGCCACCACTGGTACAGCTCCACCGGCTGGGTCATGTGGAACTCGCAGCTCTCGGGCATGGCCTTCGGCGCCACCATCTGCATCTACGACGGCAACCCGGCGGGCAGCAAGGAGAAGCCCGACTGGAGCGTGCTGTGGCGCTTCGTGGCGCGGCACAAGGTCACCTTCTTCGGCGCCGGCGCGGCCTACTTCACCAACTGCATGAAGGCCGGCCTCGTGGCCAAGGACTGCGGCGACCTGTCGGCCGTACGCGCGCTCGGCAGCACCGGCTCGCCGCTGCCCGAGGAAGTTCAGCGCTGGGGCTCGCGGCAGATCCTCGACGCGGGCTCCCCCGACGTGTGGTGGTGCAACATCTCCGGCGGCACCGACTTCTGCGGCGCCTTCGTCGGCGGCAACCGCGACCTGCCCGAAGTGCCGGGACAGATGCAATGCCGCGAACTCGGCCATGCCGTGGAAGCCTGGAACGACGACGGCCAGCCCGTCATCGGCGAGGTGGGCGAGCTGGTGTGCACCCAGCCCATTCCGTCGATGCCGCTGTACTTCTGGGGCGACGAGGGCAACGCGCGCTACCTGTCGAGCTACTTCGACACCTACCCCGGCGTATGGCGCCACGGCGACTGGATCAGGATCGGCGCCGACGGCGGCTGCATCATCTACGGCCGCAGCGACGCCACCATCAACCGCCAGGGCCTGCGCATGGGCACCAGCGAAATCTACAGCGCGGTCGAGGGCCTGCCCGAGGTGCTCGACTCGATGGTGGTCGACCTGGAGTACCTGGGCCGCGACAGCTACATGCCGCTGTTCGTGGTGCTGCGCCCTGGCGTGGCGCTCGACGATGCCATGCGCGCGCGGCTGAACAACGCCATCAAGACGTCGCTGTCGCCGCGCTTCGTGCCCAACGACATCTTCCAGGTGGGCGAGATTCCGCGCACGCTATCCGGCAAGAAGCAGGAGCTGCCGATCAAGAAGCTGCTGCTGGGGCAGCCGCTGGAGAAGGTGGTCAACCGCGAAGCGATGGCAAACCCCGGAAGCCTCGAGTGGTATGTGGCCTTCGCCGCGGAGCGTGCCTCCGCATAA
- a CDS encoding TetR/AcrR family transcriptional regulator, translated as MSTRTPTHRRGASRAAAPAAAETARPDRKHAILLAAEKLFARHGYHVVTIRQIAEEAGVPLALVGYYYGQKHELFHAIFEHWGHTIEERLAGLAALTLDPEDVRTLPRIIEAFTAPVLALRASAEGEYYALLVARELYHATEEADRVLRGYFDPLAEAYIDALHIALPHASRSQVAWGYQFALGSLLHHLNDSRIERLSRGENKRADAAVAPMLVNFIVGGLRAALPRPKAARNPSTKTIPRRQKT; from the coding sequence ATGAGCACCCGCACACCGACCCACAGGCGCGGCGCCTCGCGCGCCGCGGCACCTGCCGCCGCCGAGACTGCCCGCCCCGACCGCAAGCACGCCATCCTGCTGGCGGCCGAGAAGCTTTTTGCGCGGCACGGCTACCACGTGGTCACCATCCGCCAGATCGCCGAGGAAGCCGGCGTGCCGCTGGCGCTCGTGGGCTACTACTACGGCCAGAAGCACGAGCTGTTTCACGCCATCTTCGAACACTGGGGCCACACCATCGAGGAGCGGCTCGCCGGCCTGGCCGCCCTGACCCTCGACCCCGAAGACGTGCGCACGCTGCCGCGCATCATCGAAGCCTTCACCGCGCCGGTGCTGGCGCTGCGCGCGAGCGCCGAGGGCGAGTACTACGCGCTGCTGGTGGCGCGCGAGCTGTACCACGCGACCGAGGAAGCCGACCGCGTGCTGCGCGGCTACTTCGACCCGCTGGCCGAGGCCTACATCGACGCGCTGCACATCGCACTGCCGCACGCCTCGCGCAGCCAGGTCGCCTGGGGCTACCAGTTCGCGCTGGGCTCGCTGCTGCACCACCTGAACGACAGCCGCATCGAACGGCTCTCGCGCGGCGAGAACAAGCGCGCCGACGCGGCCGTGGCGCCGATGCTCGTGAACTTCATCGTCGGCGGCCTGCGCGCCGCGCTGCCTCGCCCGAAGGCGGCCAGGAATCCATCCACGAAAACCATCCCACGGAGACAGAAGACATGA
- a CDS encoding ABC transporter substrate-binding protein, with amino-acid sequence MMTKTPVKRRTLLLSALAAASAAAALPALAQSATKIVFGYTAVTDFASVFVAAEEGYFKKRSLDVELKFIPLNSTIPAALQSDSLQIGGPTPSVFLQAVDGGLDLVLVAGGGLTSKTITGFGLVARAGSGIKSAQDCVGKKIGVPGLGAFLHVTFRAWLKDSGVDYRKVNFVEAAFPQHADLLRGGSVDAVVSADPFMSRITESGAGYVASYYSTFLPENNQTIVHAAKREWVAKNPAAARAFREALVEAAAFMQQPKNDAKVRAAIGKYIKLPPEVLAKVQVSPPGPVVTEKQLAYWTGLMKEQDMLKTNIDVAKLVAK; translated from the coding sequence ATGATGACGAAGACCCCGGTGAAACGGCGCACCCTGTTGTTGTCGGCGCTCGCTGCCGCATCGGCCGCCGCCGCGCTGCCCGCGCTCGCGCAGTCCGCCACGAAGATCGTGTTCGGCTACACGGCCGTGACCGACTTCGCATCGGTGTTCGTGGCGGCCGAAGAGGGCTACTTCAAGAAGCGCAGCCTCGATGTCGAGCTCAAGTTCATTCCGCTGAACTCGACCATTCCGGCCGCGCTGCAGTCCGACTCGCTGCAGATCGGCGGGCCCACGCCGTCGGTGTTCCTGCAGGCGGTGGACGGCGGCCTCGACCTGGTGCTGGTGGCCGGCGGCGGGCTCACCTCGAAGACCATCACCGGCTTCGGCCTGGTGGCGCGCGCCGGCTCGGGCATCAAGAGCGCGCAGGACTGCGTGGGCAAGAAGATCGGCGTGCCGGGCCTGGGCGCCTTCCTGCACGTGACCTTCCGCGCATGGCTGAAGGACAGCGGCGTGGACTACCGCAAGGTCAACTTCGTGGAGGCTGCGTTTCCGCAGCATGCCGACCTGCTGCGAGGCGGATCGGTCGACGCGGTGGTGTCCGCCGACCCGTTCATGAGCCGCATCACCGAAAGCGGCGCAGGCTACGTGGCCTCGTACTACTCCACCTTCCTGCCCGAGAACAACCAGACCATCGTGCATGCGGCCAAGCGCGAATGGGTGGCGAAGAACCCGGCGGCGGCGCGCGCGTTCCGCGAGGCGCTGGTGGAAGCGGCCGCGTTCATGCAGCAGCCGAAGAACGACGCGAAGGTGCGCGCGGCCATCGGCAAGTACATCAAGCTGCCGCCCGAGGTGCTGGCCAAGGTGCAAGTTTCGCCGCCCGGCCCCGTGGTGACCGAGAAGCAGCTCGCCTACTGGACCGGGCTCATGAAGGAGCAGGACATGCTCAAGACGAACATCGACGTGGCGAAGCTGGTGGCCAAGTGA
- a CDS encoding ABC transporter ATP-binding protein, whose protein sequence is MISAPAPVTARAALSASAFDSPTGPAMQATPFLRFDGVTIRLGGREILSPTSFDVARGEFVCIVGPSGCGKTTLLRAASGLVTASAGEVRRNGVKMTEPSREVAFVFQDYGRALLPWRTVEGNVSLALEAAGVPTAERAPRIADVLGKVGLARHAHKFPVQLSGGMQQRAQIARCLAQKPELMMMDEPFGALDALTRQSLQDELARLVRDDGLTVLFVTHDLEEAIYLGDRVIALQANPGPGRPSLARMIDVKIPRPRDQLTTKEHPEYLRLRRELFAFIEQGHD, encoded by the coding sequence GTGATCTCGGCGCCCGCCCCTGTCACCGCGCGCGCCGCGCTGTCGGCGAGCGCATTCGATTCGCCAACCGGCCCCGCGATGCAAGCCACTCCCTTCCTGCGCTTCGACGGCGTGACCATCCGCCTCGGCGGCCGAGAGATCCTGTCGCCCACCTCGTTCGACGTGGCGCGCGGCGAATTCGTCTGCATCGTCGGCCCCAGCGGCTGCGGCAAGACCACGCTGCTGCGCGCGGCCAGCGGCCTCGTCACTGCCAGCGCGGGCGAGGTGCGGCGCAACGGCGTGAAGATGACCGAGCCCTCGCGCGAGGTGGCCTTCGTGTTCCAGGACTACGGCCGCGCGCTGCTGCCCTGGCGCACGGTGGAAGGCAACGTGAGCCTGGCGTTGGAAGCCGCCGGCGTGCCGACGGCCGAGCGCGCGCCGCGCATTGCCGATGTGCTGGGCAAGGTCGGCCTGGCCAGGCATGCGCACAAGTTCCCGGTGCAGCTGTCGGGCGGCATGCAGCAACGCGCGCAGATTGCCCGCTGCCTCGCGCAGAAGCCCGAGCTGATGATGATGGACGAGCCCTTCGGCGCGCTGGACGCGCTGACGCGGCAGAGCCTGCAGGACGAGCTGGCACGGCTGGTGCGCGACGACGGGCTCACGGTGCTGTTCGTCACGCACGACCTGGAAGAGGCCATCTACCTCGGCGACCGCGTGATCGCGCTGCAGGCCAACCCAGGTCCGGGCCGGCCCAGCCTCGCGCGGATGATCGACGTGAAGATCCCGCGTCCGCGCGACCAGCTCACGACCAAGGAGCATCCGGAGTACCTGCGCTTGCGGCGCGAACTCTTCGCCTTCATCGAGCAGGGCCATGACTGA